One window of Bos javanicus breed banteng chromosome 1, ARS-OSU_banteng_1.0, whole genome shotgun sequence genomic DNA carries:
- the LOC133254720 gene encoding SS18-like protein 2, whose protein sequence is MSVAYVSDWLRGKAEVNQETIQRLLEENDQLIRCIVEYQNKGRANECIQYQHVLHRNLIYLATIADANPTSASKAME, encoded by the coding sequence ATGTCGGTGGCCTACGTATCGGACTGGCTGAGAGGGAAGGCAGAAGTCAATCAGGAGACCATCCAGCGGCTCCTGGAGGAGAATGACCAGCTGATCCGCTGTATCGTGGAATATCAGAACAAAGGCCGGGCGAATGAGTGCATCCAGTACCAGCATGTGTTACACAGAAATCTCATTTATTTGGCTACCATCGCAGATGCCAACCCAACCAGTGCTTCAAAAGCAATGGAATAG